One segment of Thermus tengchongensis DNA contains the following:
- a CDS encoding NfeD family protein, which yields MRTVKRLLALCFLLSLALGKTYLVPIQGEIDPALAVFVEQALTRAEREGASGVVFLIDTPGGRVDAAIRISDRILQTPLPTLAVVQNAFSAGALIALSCRQMAMLPGSEIGAALPVVALPLQQPQAADQKIISALKGKFRAVAEARGRPVELAEAMVDPNLEIPGLSAKGEPLTLSADKAVELKVADFKAGSLAEALRQAGYALETERLEPGPRVQVARFLTSSTVAGLLLALGLLLLLLELFTPGFGVMGALGLAFLALYFAGGWLAGLSGAFELVLFFLGVALLLAEAFLFPGFGIAGALGVGSILASVYFTFGENALMVIAIAVIALGLGLFMVFRFLPRTRPARALVLESTIAEHATGDEVEVGAIGVALTDLRPGGVARFGNKRIDVVANRGFLPKGTTLRVVEVRGPTVVVEALEE from the coding sequence ATGAGGACGGTGAAAAGGCTCCTTGCCCTATGCTTCCTGCTCTCCCTGGCCCTGGGGAAAACCTACCTCGTCCCCATCCAGGGGGAGATCGACCCCGCCTTGGCCGTCTTTGTGGAGCAGGCCCTGACCCGCGCCGAACGGGAAGGGGCGAGCGGTGTGGTCTTCCTCATCGACACCCCAGGGGGCCGGGTGGACGCCGCCATCCGCATCTCCGACCGCATCCTGCAAACCCCCCTTCCCACCCTGGCCGTGGTGCAGAACGCCTTTTCCGCCGGCGCCCTGATCGCCCTTTCCTGCCGCCAGATGGCCATGCTCCCGGGCTCGGAAATCGGGGCCGCCCTGCCGGTGGTGGCCCTGCCCCTACAACAGCCCCAGGCGGCGGACCAGAAGATCATCTCCGCCCTTAAGGGCAAGTTCCGCGCCGTGGCGGAAGCCCGGGGCAGGCCGGTGGAGCTGGCCGAGGCCATGGTGGACCCCAACCTGGAAATCCCCGGCCTCTCCGCCAAGGGGGAGCCCCTTACCCTTTCCGCCGACAAGGCGGTGGAGCTGAAGGTGGCGGACTTTAAGGCGGGAAGCCTGGCGGAGGCCCTGCGCCAGGCGGGCTACGCCCTGGAGACGGAAAGGCTGGAGCCCGGCCCCCGGGTGCAGGTGGCCCGCTTCCTCACCAGCTCCACCGTGGCGGGGCTTCTCCTGGCCCTTGGGCTTCTTCTTCTCCTTCTCGAGCTCTTCACCCCGGGCTTTGGGGTGATGGGGGCCTTGGGCCTGGCCTTTTTGGCCCTTTACTTTGCCGGGGGGTGGCTTGCCGGGCTTTCCGGGGCCTTCGAGCTCGTCCTCTTCTTCCTGGGGGTGGCCCTCCTCCTGGCCGAGGCCTTCCTCTTCCCTGGGTTTGGCATCGCTGGGGCCTTGGGCGTGGGATCCATATTGGCCTCCGTGTACTTCACCTTCGGGGAGAACGCCCTGATGGTCATCGCCATCGCGGTGATCGCCCTGGGCCTTGGCCTTTTCATGGTCTTTCGCTTCCTACCCAGGACCCGGCCAGCAAGGGCCTTGGTGCTGGAAAGCACCATCGCGGAACACGCCACCGGGGACGAGGTGGAGGTGGGCGCCATCGGCGTGGCCCTCACCGACCTGAGACCCGGGGGGGTGGCCCGCTTCGGCAACAAGCGCATCGATGTGGTGGCCAACCGGGGTTTCCTGCCCAAGGGCACCACCTTAAGGGTGGTGGAGGTCAGGGGACCCACGGTGGTGGTGGAAGCCTTGGAGGAATGA
- the floA gene encoding flotillin-like protein FloA (flotillin-like protein involved in membrane lipid rafts), producing the protein MEGLGVLFLAFVVLVLVFLFFSFIPVGLWISAWAAGVRVPLITLVAMRLRRVPPAKIIYPLIKATKAGLDVRLDRLEAHYLAGGNVDRVVDALIAADKAGIKLTFDRAAAIDLAGRDVLEAVRVSVNPKVIQTPMVAAVAKDGIQLLATARVTVRANIDRLVGGAGEETIIARVGEGIVTTIGSALSHKEVLENPDRISKTVLEKGLDAGTAFEILSVDIADVDVGKNIGAQLQIDQAEADKKIAQAKAEERRAMAVAAEQENRALVEAMRAKLVEAQAQVPLALAEALRAGKLGVMDYYRLKNIEADTEMRESISRAAKPEGEE; encoded by the coding sequence ATGGAAGGACTTGGCGTGCTCTTTCTGGCTTTTGTTGTTCTTGTCCTCGTTTTTCTCTTCTTCAGCTTCATCCCCGTAGGCCTCTGGATCTCCGCCTGGGCCGCAGGGGTCAGGGTGCCCCTCATCACCCTGGTGGCCATGCGCCTAAGGCGGGTTCCCCCCGCCAAGATCATCTACCCCCTCATCAAGGCCACCAAGGCGGGGCTGGACGTGCGCCTGGACCGCCTCGAGGCCCACTACCTGGCGGGGGGCAATGTGGACCGGGTGGTGGACGCCTTGATCGCCGCCGACAAGGCGGGCATCAAGCTCACCTTTGATCGGGCCGCGGCCATCGACCTGGCGGGGCGGGATGTGCTGGAGGCGGTGCGGGTCTCGGTGAACCCCAAGGTGATCCAGACCCCCATGGTGGCCGCGGTGGCCAAGGACGGAATCCAGCTTCTCGCCACCGCCCGGGTAACGGTGAGGGCCAACATCGACCGCCTGGTGGGCGGGGCCGGGGAGGAGACCATCATCGCCCGGGTGGGGGAAGGCATCGTGACCACCATCGGCTCCGCCCTCTCCCACAAGGAGGTCCTGGAAAACCCCGACCGCATCAGCAAGACCGTGCTGGAAAAGGGCCTGGACGCGGGCACGGCTTTTGAGATCCTTTCGGTGGACATTGCGGACGTGGACGTGGGCAAGAACATCGGGGCCCAGCTCCAGATCGACCAGGCGGAGGCCGACAAGAAGATCGCCCAGGCCAAGGCGGAGGAGCGCCGGGCCATGGCGGTGGCCGCGGAGCAGGAGAACCGGGCCCTGGTGGAGGCCATGCGGGCCAAGCTGGTGGAAGCCCAGGCCCAGGTGCCCCTGGCCCTGGCGGAAGCCTTGCGCGCGGGAAAGCTTGGGGTCATGGACTACTACCGCCTGAAGAACATCGAGGCCGACACCGAGATGCGGGAGTCCATCAGCCGGGCGGCCAAGCCCGAGGGTGAGGAATGA